Proteins from a single region of Syntrophorhabdaceae bacterium:
- a CDS encoding IS1182 family transposase, which translates to MMGRKEPPQEHLFIYGINLENRIRADHPLRKVKELIDFDFIYREVEDMYGDNGNVSVPPPVLLKLMLLLIFYNVRSERELMETVPERLDWLWFLGYTLTSSVPDHSVLSKARKRWGKQVFQGFFERIVMQCVKAGLIDGTKIFMDGSLIDADASNNSIVDMDSLKKRLSEGYGELEKRLAEPGNGINARHISTTDPDASIVRHAGGKAKLRYKTHRAVDPLREVITAVEVTTGSVSEGRKMEALIETHEANTTMKVSTVVADSQYGSGENLLVCHDKEINPHMPVAKHLNEHIGSRRGIFPEDRFTYHKETDTYTCPAGKVLKKRTVHENKQNIEYGASKKDCSSCPLRPGCTRSRSQRTVQRPVRKDELDLVMMIATSDQAKKDLQTRQHLMERSFARSTRFRFDRARWRGLWKVAIQEYLVCAIQNIQTLIRHGGKTAEAVT; encoded by the coding sequence ATGATGGGTCGTAAGGAGCCTCCCCAGGAACATCTGTTTATCTATGGCATCAATCTGGAAAATAGAATCCGTGCCGACCATCCGCTAAGGAAGGTGAAAGAACTCATCGACTTTGACTTCATCTACAGGGAAGTTGAAGATATGTACGGAGACAATGGCAACGTCTCCGTCCCTCCCCCGGTTCTTCTGAAGCTCATGCTTCTCCTGATATTCTATAATGTCCGGTCCGAGCGGGAACTCATGGAGACGGTGCCGGAGAGACTAGACTGGCTCTGGTTCTTAGGATATACCCTTACCTCCTCTGTCCCCGATCACAGCGTCCTCTCAAAGGCGCGGAAGAGATGGGGAAAACAGGTGTTCCAAGGTTTCTTTGAGCGCATCGTCATGCAGTGCGTCAAAGCCGGCCTTATCGACGGAACGAAGATATTCATGGACGGAAGCTTGATCGATGCCGATGCGTCCAATAATTCCATAGTCGATATGGACTCACTCAAGAAACGCTTGAGCGAGGGATATGGGGAGTTGGAGAAGAGACTTGCCGAGCCCGGCAATGGAATAAATGCCCGCCACATCTCCACCACCGACCCCGACGCATCGATCGTGCGTCATGCGGGAGGCAAAGCAAAGCTCCGGTATAAGACCCATAGGGCAGTTGATCCTCTTCGTGAGGTGATCACCGCCGTAGAAGTCACCACCGGCTCCGTCAGTGAAGGACGTAAAATGGAAGCTCTCATCGAAACCCATGAGGCGAATACCACCATGAAGGTGAGTACGGTGGTTGCCGACAGCCAGTATGGAAGCGGGGAGAATCTTCTCGTTTGTCACGACAAAGAGATAAATCCCCATATGCCTGTCGCAAAGCATCTCAACGAACATATCGGCTCCAGGCGAGGTATATTCCCGGAAGACCGGTTTACCTACCACAAAGAAACCGATACCTATACCTGCCCGGCAGGGAAGGTCTTGAAGAAACGAACGGTCCATGAGAATAAGCAGAACATAGAGTATGGCGCCTCCAAAAAGGATTGTTCATCTTGCCCCTTAAGACCGGGGTGCACCAGGAGCAGGAGCCAGAGGACCGTGCAAAGACCTGTCCGCAAGGATGAGCTTGATCTTGTGATGATGATCGCCACATCCGATCAGGCGAAGAAAGACCTGCAAACCCGCCAGCACCTCATGGAGCGTTCTTTTGCCCGGAGTACCCGCTTCAGGTTCGACAGGGCCCGCTGGAGAGGACTATGGAAAGTTGCGATACAGGAGTACCTCGTGTGTGCGATCCAGAATATTCAGACGCTGATCCGGCACGGAGGCAAGACGGCGGAGGCAGTAACCTAA